In the Planctomycetaceae bacterium genome, CGAATCGGTTCCCCAGTTTCACCAGGCTCGATACGTCCAGGCTTTCCGCTCGAGTCGTCTGGTCGTGACCCATCTCCGCCAGAAGCTCGTCCACTTCCGGTTTCGAAAGCTGTTTGCTGTACATCCCGACCAGCACGCTGCGCAGCAACTTGCGTCGCTGATGGAACAGCCTGCGGACGAAGTCCAGGAAGAACACTCGATCACTGATCCGGCCGCCGCGACCATCGTGTCTCCAGATACTGACGATGGCTGAATCCACCGCCGGGCGCGGCCAGAAGACCTTCGGGCCCAGCCGTCGCAGAATTCGGACGCTGCACTGAGACTGCAGCCAGACCGACAGGGCTCCGTAGTTCGACGTGCCGGGTTCGGCAATCATCTTTTCGGCGAGTTCCAGTTGGATCGTGGTCACCATCCGCGTCCACGGCAGATCAGAAGCGACCAGATTCGAAATTACGGGTGTCGCCACGCTGTACGGCAGGTTGGCCACCAGCTTCAGTTCCGCGCCCGGTGGAGCGGTGGCGATTTCCGCTTTCAGCAGGTCAGAAATTTCCGGCGCCAGCGTGTTCTTGTTCTTCAGAATGTCACGATTAATCAGCGTGACGTTTTCGTATTCCGCCGTCGCGTGACCGGCCAGCGCGAACATGTTGCGGTCGATCTCCACGGCGATGACGCGGCCCGCCTGCTGAGCCAGAAACGTCGTCATGCCGCCGGTGCCCGGGCCGACTTCCAGCACGATATCAGTCGGCTTCAGTTCGGCAGCCCGGACGGCGAATTCCACCAGGTTGATGTCGATCAGGAAGTTCTGCCCCAGATCGCTGCGCGGGTTGAACCCAAACTGCTTGAACAGTGCCATCAGGTGCGATCGAGTTTGCCGGGCCTCGTCCTTCATTCGCGATCCAGCAGCTTGGCGACGTACTTGCCGAGAATATCAAGTTCGATGTTCACCTCGTCGCCGACGTCGCGCCGGCCCAGCGTCGTGATCTCCAGCGTGTGAGGAATCAGCGCCACGGAAAACCGGTCGGACTCGACATTCACCAGCGTCAGGCTGACTCCGTCAACGGCGACGGAACCCTTTGGAACCATCAGCCGCGTCATGTCCGGCGCGACGCGAAACCACAGGTCCACCCATTCATTGCTGCGGCGAAGTTCGTCGACGGTACCCACACCGTCCACGTGACCCTGAACGAAGTGGCCGCCCAGCCGTCCGCCGACGGCCAGCGAACGTTCCAGGTTGACGGGGTCGCCAGTCCGCAGACGCCCCAGATTCGTCTTCGAAAGAGTCTCCTCACCGGCTTCGAAGTCCAGTGCCCCGTCGGCGATCTTAACCACTGTCAGGCAGCAGCCGCTGATGGAGATGCTCTCGCCGATCGTCGCGGCATCAGCGGGAAGCAGGCGGGCCGGGAGCGATCGTCAGGCGCAGACCGTTTGGTTCCTGCCGCAGGAGTCTGACGATGCCTTGTCCTTCAACGAGTCCGGTAAACATTCGGGGCCAGAACGCGAGAGTGCAACGGGAAGCGGACGGCGACGTGAGCCTGCCGTCGTGTGTTGCGGACGAAGTCTAGCGAAACAAAACCGGATTGCCACCGGCCCGCTCAGCAGGTTCCGGCGCCATCGACGGTGTCGGACCGCTGCAGAGTATCGCTTCGACGCGGCTCCGAAGAATGCCACGCTTCAATACACGACTGGCACCGCCCCAATTCTGACCGCATGCATTCCGGGAACGGCAGCCTTCTGTGGGATTCCGTGACATCTGTCGACGAAAACTGCGGATGCACGAGGTTGCTGGCACTGCAGCGACGACCGTCGAAGTCCGTCGCAGAACAGTTTCCGACGGCTGCGCCGCACAACTTCTGCGAAGATGTGCTACCCAGTGCGGCCCCCGGTGTGGCAGCGGCCTGGCTGCCAAACCGCGAGCGGGGCAGTATGAGACATTCGGGCTCGCGGGAGTAAGAAGAGCGAAAAGTACCGGTGTCCGCCTCGGCCAGTTAAACCCGAAGCTGCGCTCCATGAACGTCCAATCACAGGAGCCCTACGCCGCCCTGTGCTGGCGTATCACGAAATCGGCGCTGGAAATCTCTTCCGTTCGCCTACGGCGTTCGCGCGCAATCAGCAACTGGTACTTCTGGATTTCCAGACTGTAGGCGGCATCAATCAGATCGAGAGCCCGGTGGCAGGCGGAGTCGCCGTGATCCGCGGTGTGAGCGGTTTCGTCGGAATCGTGCATCCCTGCAGCCATCCTGCGGTGAATTTCACGTCATTCGTGATCGTGCGTGTGACCATCATGATCGTGGTCATGCGAATGATCATGATCGTGGTCATGCGAATGATCGTGGTCGTGATCGTGGTCGTGGTCGTGTGAGTGATCATGATGGCCGTCGGGAACCGAAGTGCCTCCCGGCGGTTCGACCGGTAGTGTGCCCGAACCGGCGATTTGCAGGAAGGCCGATTCCGCGGCCCGGTAAACGTCTCGCAGCGGCACTCCGTGGTTTCGTGCGACGGCGGCGCAGTCGTCGAATTCCGGGGCGAACGACGGCGATGTGCCTGTTCGCCACGAACGCTTGCCGGAGACGTCTCCCCACGGGGTAGTGACGGTGACTTTGTCACGAAACTGCACTCGGCGCTGAATTGAAAGGCGCCGAATTCCCAGTGTCCCGGTTTCGTCGAACAGGATTGTCTCCAGCGAATCAATGCTTTCCGGCGAGCACAGCACGCTGACCACGGCGCCCGGCCGGTCCTTCTTCATCTGCACCGGAGTCACCCAGACGTCGAGTGCTCCAGCCCTTGCCAGACGCTGCCGTACGTGGCCGATGACTTCACCCGACACGTCGTCAAGATTGGTTTCCAGCAGCGTTACGAATTCCATGTCAGCGTCTGCAGCCGCTTTTCCGACAAACAGCCGCAAAATGTTGGCTCGCTGAGGAAACGTCATCGATCCGGCGCCGTAGCCGACTTCGTCAACCGTCATGGCGGGCATCGGACCAAAGGCATCGGCCAGCGTCTTCACAATCGCCGCACCGGTGGGAGTCGTCAATTCCGCATCGATCGGCACGTCGGCCAGCGGAATGCCTTTCAGAATCTCGGCAGTTCCCGGCGCGGGAATTGGGCAGATGCCGTGATCGATATGAACGCTGCCTCGGCCGGTCGGAACAAAGTTACAGACAACGCGGTCGACGTTCAGCAGATCGAAGCCCACGGCGGCCCCGACGATATCGACAATGGAGTCGACCGCTCCGACTTCGTGAAAGTGGACCTTTTCGACCGTCGAACCATGCACCCGAGCTTCCGATTCGGCGACCGCCAGAAAAAGTCGTTTGGCGAGTTCTCGCTGACGATCGGTCAGCGCGGCGGCGTTGTCCAGAATCCGGACGATTTCGGTAAAGTGCCGGTGAGCATGCTGTTCGGGATGATCGACCAGCACCTGAATCGCTCGAAACCCGTTCTTGATGACGGTTTCAATGCGAAGCTGCACATCCGGCAGATTCAGCGATGCGATCGCCGAGCGGATTGCTTCCCGACTGACGCCCGCGTCGATGAGCGCGGCCAGAGTCATGTCGCCGCTGATTCCCGTCGCACATTCCAGCCAGGCGATTTTCATGATGGTATCTTCGGGCTACGGATTCGCGCGGCGGTGAGCGATTCGGTGTCCGCCGTTCCACAAGTCGGCCTTCGCGGAAAGGGCGGACTCCAAAGACGGAATCTGCGTTATGGGGGGCTCACCCGTTCTTTGCTGCGTTCCGGGCTCGAATCAGGTCAAGCGGCGACTGACCGGCTGCCGGGACCGGAGGCTTGCCGGCATCGGGTGTCGACGTACCGGCGTCGGCTTTTGGTTCGTCGGACGCCGCAGCTTGTTGTTTTGGCTCCGCCTTCTTCGCGGGGACGGCGGGAGCAGCACCGCCACCGCCGGCGGAAGCTCGGATCTGATCGAGTGGCGATCCACCGGCAGGTTTCTTCTCTGGTGCCGCCGCGGCACCGCCGGCGGACGCTCGA is a window encoding:
- the rsmA gene encoding 16S rRNA (adenine(1518)-N(6)/adenine(1519)-N(6))-dimethyltransferase RsmA, translated to MKDEARQTRSHLMALFKQFGFNPRSDLGQNFLIDINLVEFAVRAAELKPTDIVLEVGPGTGGMTTFLAQQAGRVIAVEIDRNMFALAGHATAEYENVTLINRDILKNKNTLAPEISDLLKAEIATAPPGAELKLVANLPYSVATPVISNLVASDLPWTRMVTTIQLELAEKMIAEPGTSNYGALSVWLQSQCSVRILRRLGPKVFWPRPAVDSAIVSIWRHDGRGGRISDRVFFLDFVRRLFHQRRKLLRSVLVGMYSKQLSKPEVDELLAEMGHDQTTRAESLDVSSLVKLGNRFAEAVKAET
- a CDS encoding riboflavin synthase, whose amino-acid sequence is MVKIADGALDFEAGEETLSKTNLGRLRTGDPVNLERSLAVGGRLGGHFVQGHVDGVGTVDELRRSNEWVDLWFRVAPDMTRLMVPKGSVAVDGVSLTLVNVESDRFSVALIPHTLEITTLGRRDVGDEVNIELDILGKYVAKLLDRE
- the larC gene encoding nickel pincer cofactor biosynthesis protein LarC gives rise to the protein MKIAWLECATGISGDMTLAALIDAGVSREAIRSAIASLNLPDVQLRIETVIKNGFRAIQVLVDHPEQHAHRHFTEIVRILDNAAALTDRQRELAKRLFLAVAESEARVHGSTVEKVHFHEVGAVDSIVDIVGAAVGFDLLNVDRVVCNFVPTGRGSVHIDHGICPIPAPGTAEILKGIPLADVPIDAELTTPTGAAIVKTLADAFGPMPAMTVDEVGYGAGSMTFPQRANILRLFVGKAAADADMEFVTLLETNLDDVSGEVIGHVRQRLARAGALDVWVTPVQMKKDRPGAVVSVLCSPESIDSLETILFDETGTLGIRRLSIQRRVQFRDKVTVTTPWGDVSGKRSWRTGTSPSFAPEFDDCAAVARNHGVPLRDVYRAAESAFLQIAGSGTLPVEPPGGTSVPDGHHDHSHDHDHDHDHDHSHDHDHDHSHDHDHDGHTHDHE